The DNA segment CCGCAACGCCGTCGGCCTGTTCGACGTCAGCCACCTGGGCAAAGCGCTGGTTCGGGGACCCGGCGCGGCCCGGTTCGTCAACTCCGCGCTCACCAACGACCTGCGTCGCATCGGACCGGGCAAGGCGCAATACACGTTGTGCTGCACCGAATCCGGCGGTGTCATCGACGACTTGATCGCCTACTACGTCGCTGACGACGAGATTTTTCTGGTGCCCAACGCCGCCAACACCGCCGCCGTGGTCGACGCGCTGCGGGCCGCCGCGCCGGCTGAGGTGACGATCACCAACCTGCACCGCGACTATGCGGTGCTGGCGGTGCAGGGGCCGCGATCCAACCGGGTGCTTGCCGCACTGGGACTGCCCACCGACATGGATTACATGGGCTACGCCGATTCGGTGTGCTCGGGGGTTCCGGTGCGTGTTTGCCGCACCGGCTACACCGGCGAGTACGGGTACGAACTGCTGCCCCCCTGGGAGTCGGCCCCGGCGGTGTTCGACGCGCTGGTGGCGGCGGTGTTTCAGGCCGGCGGCGAGCCCGCCGGCCTGGGTGCTCGCGACACGCTGCGCACCGAGATGGGCTACCCGTTGCACGGGCACGAGCTTTCGCTGGACATCTCCCCGCTGCAGGCCCGATGCGGCTGGGCGATCGGCTGGCAGAAGGATGCGTTCTTCGGCCGCAACGCGCTGCTCGCGGAGAAGGAGGTGGGGCCACGGCGACTGCTGCGGGGGCTGCGTACGGTCGGCCGGGGTGTGTTGCGGCCTGGGCTCACGGTGCTGGACGGGGACCGTGCCGTCGGGGTCACCACCTCGGGCACGTTCTCGCCGACGTTGCAGCGCGGCATCGCGCTGGCGCTGATCGACACCGATGCCGGTGTGCAGGACGGACAGCACGTCACCGTCGACGTGCGCGGCCGCGCGGTCGACTGCGACGTGGTGCGTCCCCCGTTTGTTGAGGTGAAAACCCGCTAGCAGGACAGCCGGGTGGCTGCGGTAGCAAAATCCGGTTCGCACACCGATAGAATCGGCCCATGTTGCGTCCTGCAAGTTGGACTGAACTAGCGGGTGTGAGTCCCGTCCCGGTAGGCACCGGAGCGCCGGGTAGCAGGCCCCGGTTCGTCGTTGAGAGGCGGCGGGCTAAGCGGGGTGTCAAGAGCCTCTTTGGAGGGAGCAAGTGCGCGGGCCGTAGTGCCGTTAGGTGCGAGTCCTGCAGCCTCGTCAGATTTACAACGGAGGAGCCGAGCCGCTCATGTCACGGCGAAGGCCTATGTTCGTCGAGCCCTGGTCCGGGGTTAGCTCGGCGGGTCCTTCCGGGTACGGGGCGGCACGTGCACACAGTTCAGTCGGGAACAGGAGAGGCCCGTCTGCTCAGCCTGCGTCGGGCAAAGACCAGGGGTATAAGCCGATGGTGAAATCCCTTGGAGAGCAGCGGGAGTCCGAGGGGGTCGTAGTACCGCTGATCGGCGTGAGAGACACGTCGGGAGGGAAGGGCCCCTGCTTTGATCACGCGCGCGGAGCGGGTAAGCGCAAGGGCATGACCGGGTTTGCTCGGTCCAATTCCCCCGGCAAGCCATCGCTTGCCGTAGCCGACGAGGAGCCGTTGGTGGTCTCGCCGGTGAAAGTGCGACAACTGCAACGGGCGCTATGGGCTGCGGCCAAGCAGTCTGAGGGTCGGCGTTTCCATGCCCTATATGACCGTATCTACAGGGTGACGTCCTGTGGGAGGCGTGGGAACGGGTGCGCAACAACAAAGGCGCCGGGGTGGATCGGATCACCCTGGTTGCGGTGGAGGACTACGGCGTGGACCGCATGTTGCGTGAGTTGCGCTGTGACCTTCGCACGGGTCGTTACCGTCCGGCGCCGGCGCGTCGGGTGGAGATCCCGAAACCACAGGGTGGTTTGCGGCCGTTGGGGATTCCCACGGTGCGAGACCGGGTGGTCCAGGCGGCGGCCAAGATTGTGTTGGAACCGATTTTCGAGGCGGATTTTTTGTCGTGCTCGTATGGGTTTCGGCCGAGGAGGTCGGCGACGATGGCCAAGGAACGCTTGCGGACCGGGTTCATCGAGGGTTACCAGTTCGTGGTCGAGTTCGATATCGCTAATTTCTTCGGCGAGATCGACCATGAGCGTCTACTTGCTGAGGTGGGTAGGCGGGTCTCGGATCGGCGGGTGCTCAAACTGCTGCGCTTGTGGCTGCAGGCAGGAGTGATGGTCGAAGGGGTGATCCAGCGGACGGTCGCGGGCACACCGCAGGGCGGGGTGATCTCGCCGCTGTTGGCCAACATCTATCTGCATCTGCTCGACACCGAACTGGCCGCCCGTGGGGTGGGTGAGTTGGTGCGCTACGCCGATGACGGGGTGGTGTTGTGCCGCAGCGCGGCGCAAGCCGAGCACGCCTTGGCGGCGGTCGGGGAAATCCTGGCGTCGTTGGGGTTGCGGCTGCATCCGGATAAGACGAAGGTGGTCGATCTGAGGGAGGGTCGCGACGGTCTGGATTTTCTGGGCTGTCACTTCCGGGCTCGCATGTCGGGACGGCTGTGGGAGCAGCGCCGTATTGTGCGCTACTACCTGCAGCGCTGGCCCTCGCAGCGCGCGATGGTCCGATTACGGGCCAAGGTGGGTGATCGCACCGGCCGCAATCGGGTTGGGCTGGATATCCGTGACGTGATTGCGGAATTGAATCCGATCCTGCGCGGCTGGGGTAACTACTTTCGCACCGGCAACGCCGCCCAGAAATTCGGCCAGATCGACCGGTACGTGGTGCGGCGGCTGTTCCGCTTGATGGTCAAGAAGCGGGGCCGCAATCTGTGTGCTGGACAAGCCGATCAGTGGACCGAAGCGTGGTTCAACGGGCACGGCCTGCACCGCTTGCGTGGCACCATCCGCTACCCGAAGGCAGCGTAACCATGTTCAGAAGATCATCGGTAAGCCGTGTGCGGGAAAACCGCACGCACGGATTGAAAGGGGGATGGGGAAACGGATCCGCTTTGCGGACACCGCGCCCCTGACTACCAATGGCCAGCGGCTGCCTCGAGTTCACGGTTTCCCGCGCGGAGCACCCGGCGACCGAGGCCGAGCGTGCGGCCATCTTGGCCGACCCTGGCTTCGGCA comes from the Mycobacterium shinjukuense genome and includes:
- the gcvT gene encoding glycine cleavage system aminomethyltransferase GcvT encodes the protein MTDAPELQHGPLEDRHRALGASFAEFGGWLMPVSYAGTVSEHNATRNAVGLFDVSHLGKALVRGPGAARFVNSALTNDLRRIGPGKAQYTLCCTESGGVIDDLIAYYVADDEIFLVPNAANTAAVVDALRAAAPAEVTITNLHRDYAVLAVQGPRSNRVLAALGLPTDMDYMGYADSVCSGVPVRVCRTGYTGEYGYELLPPWESAPAVFDALVAAVFQAGGEPAGLGARDTLRTEMGYPLHGHELSLDISPLQARCGWAIGWQKDAFFGRNALLAEKEVGPRRLLRGLRTVGRGVLRPGLTVLDGDRAVGVTTSGTFSPTLQRGIALALIDTDAGVQDGQHVTVDVRGRAVDCDVVRPPFVEVKTR
- the ltrA gene encoding group II intron reverse transcriptase/maturase, with translation MRNNKGAGVDRITLVAVEDYGVDRMLRELRCDLRTGRYRPAPARRVEIPKPQGGLRPLGIPTVRDRVVQAAAKIVLEPIFEADFLSCSYGFRPRRSATMAKERLRTGFIEGYQFVVEFDIANFFGEIDHERLLAEVGRRVSDRRVLKLLRLWLQAGVMVEGVIQRTVAGTPQGGVISPLLANIYLHLLDTELAARGVGELVRYADDGVVLCRSAAQAEHALAAVGEILASLGLRLHPDKTKVVDLREGRDGLDFLGCHFRARMSGRLWEQRRIVRYYLQRWPSQRAMVRLRAKVGDRTGRNRVGLDIRDVIAELNPILRGWGNYFRTGNAAQKFGQIDRYVVRRLFRLMVKKRGRNLCAGQADQWTEAWFNGHGLHRLRGTIRYPKAA